The Hevea brasiliensis isolate MT/VB/25A 57/8 chromosome 1, ASM3005281v1, whole genome shotgun sequence genome has a window encoding:
- the LOC110668421 gene encoding uncharacterized protein LOC110668421 isoform X5, translating into MGKDRDMLRECGEASDLPVEKVQRMPAGGDGWDRKMKRKRSMGSVFARSTDSDGEVKRIMHHKFNNEPGLQSCDAQGFSTGSFNGNSGINKLDTSSLSASSNPRSIRKKESEKVSLTREFADGMNKERVVAKANNKLNILEDNHFSGPSLVIKGKASRAPRTGSGMVANSSPNFSHTFGAPNGWEQTPNVKKVGSIGGTINRERSTPAGSSSPPMAQWVGQRPQKISRTRRANVVSPVLNHDEVQMSSDGGHPSEFLVRLNTTGSNGSLFAKDAANGNHLVKVKHENVSSPARLSESEEFDAGANHEGRLKEKGMGSVGVEEISQNHIVGPVVLTKKNKILNEEETSDGLRKQGRIGRGALSSRASISPVREKLESPASTKPARSTRPVSDKNGSKSGRPLKKILDRKAFTRVQTATCGSPDFTGETDDDREEILAAANFARNASFAFADLSCSNSFWKNIEPVFASICIEDSSCLKQQLKSAEELYESLFEIFGHGNNTLGDLVHQEDFQPQLISEASERSLQDHVWPNKQLTISLVDQGMENGKSCGNLEKRNQATPLYRRVLSVLILEDEYEEIEENNGGRNISFQNWRDRSPGDTCLPLDFEPRKSDRTELDYDSMLGFQTKKQSYVDGVPCNGNATINRAASFHIQLCNDDSFQGAQGFMSSKVGMFPGHSGNNDGKLVVQTNASGICALDCNYVQSLEERLLMELQSIGLYPEIVPDLADGEDEAINQDIIELQKGLHQQMGKKKAQLKKIIKEVDESKEVEVGGLEQVAMNRLVELAYKKLLATRGSCASKFGVPKVSKQVALAFMNRTLARCRKFEDAGQSCFNEPALRDIILSAPPCGNQTESISGFGLAVKSNMHRGASNSQHDPGASGPLLNKGKKKELLLDDVGGNASFIATSSLGNAMLAGTKGKRSERDRDKDTVAKNSVIKAGRALQANVKVDRKAKSKPKQKTAQLSTSGDGISNKFKEASSNEKREVGLNSYGYNPPDSSKESRGATDITDLQDLSLELGITSDIGSHQDLSNLFNFDEDSLPENDLMGLDLPLDGLEIPMDDLSELNMLL; encoded by the exons CACAGGATCTTTTAATGGTAATAGTGGCATTAACAAGTTAGACACAAGTTCATTGTCAGCTAGTTCAAATCCACGTTCCATTCGGAAGAAAGAATCCGAAAAAGTTTCTTTGACAAGAGAATTTGCAGATGGCATGAATAAGGAACGAGTTGTGGCAAAAGCAAACAATAA GTTAAATATACTTGAAGATAATCATTTTTCTGGTCCAAGTCTAGTGATAAAGGGAAAAGCTTCCAGAGCACCTCGAACTGGCTCTGGAATGGTGGCAAATTCATCTCCTAATTTTTCTCATACATTTGGGGCCCCCAATGGCTGGGAACAAACACCAAATGTAAAAAAAGTCGGTTCAATTGGGGGGACCATTAATCGCGAGCGCTCAACGCCGGCAGGGTCATCCTCACCTCCAATGGCTCAATGGGTTGGTCAGAGGCCACAGAAAATTTCTCGTACTAGGAGAGCAAATGTGGTCTCCCCTGTTTTAAATCATGATGAAGTGCAAATGTCATCAGATGGGGGACACCCATCTGAATTTCTTGTGCGATTAAATACAACAGGGAGTAATGGGTCACTATTTGCCAAGGATGCAGCTAACGGAAATCACCTAGTTAAAGTGAAACATGAAAATGTTTCATCTCCTGCTAGATTATCTGAAAGTGAAGAGTTTGATGCTGGTGCAAATCATGAGGGTAGACTGAAGGAGAAGGGTATGGGAAGTGTTGGAGTAGAAGAAATATCCCAAAACCACATTGTTGGTCCTGTAGTTCTCACGAAGAAGAATAAAATACTGAATGAAGAAGAAACTAGTGATGGCTTGCGGAAACAAGGCAGGATTGGTCGAGGTGCATTATCTTCTAGGGCTAGCATTTCTCCAGTGAGGGAGAAGTTGGAGAGTCCGGCTTCAACAAAACCAGCTAGAAGTACAAGGCCCGTTTCAGATAAGAATGGAAG TAAGTCTGGCCGTCCTCTTAAGAAAATATTGGATCGCAAGGCCTTTACTCGTGTACAAACAGCAACTTGTGGTTCCCCAGATTTCACAG GTGAAACAGATGACGATCGAGAGGAAATATTAGCAGCTGCAAATTTTGCTCGTAATGCTAGCT TTGCTTTTGCAGATCTTTCCTGTTCCAATTCATTTTGGAAGAACATAGAGCCGGTTTTTGCTTCCATCTGCATAGAGGATTCATCCTGCTTGAAGCAACAG TTGAAATCAGCAGAGGAGCTTTATGAAAGCTTATTTGAGATTTTCGGCCATGGAAATAATACTTTG GGTGATCTTGTGCATCAAGAAGATTTTCAGCCTCAACTCATCTCTGAAGCAAGTGAGAGAAGTTTGCAAGACCATGTTTGGCCAAACAAGCAATTGACCATAAGTTTGGTAGACCAAGGTATGGAAAATGGCAAATCTTGTGGAAACTTGGAAAAAAGAAACCAAGCTACTCCGTTGTACCGAAGAGTTTTGTCTGTTCTGATTCTGGAAGATGAatatgaagaaattgaagaaaacaatGGAGGGAGAAATATCTCTTTTCAAAACTGGAGAGATAGGTCACCTGGTGATACTTGCCTCCCTCTTGATTTTGAGCCTAGGAAAAGTGATAGAACTGAACTTGATTATGACTCCATGTTGGGTTTTCAAACTAAGAAGCAATCTTATGTTGATGGTGTTCCTTGTAATGGAAATGCTACTATTAATAGGGCCGCTAGTTTTCACATTCAATTATGTAACGATGATTCATTCCAAGGAGCTCAGGGATTTATGAGCTCAAAGGTTGGCATGTTCCCTGGGCATTCAGGAAATAATGATGGGAAGCTAGTTGTGCAAACAAATGCTTCTGGCATTTGTGCTTTGGATTGCAACTATGTGCAGTCTTTGGAGGAGAGACTCCTGATGGAACTTCAGAGTATTGGCCTGTATCCAGAAATAGTG CCTGATCTGGCAGATGGAGAGGATGAAGCAATAAATCAAGATATCATTGAACTACAGAAAGGACTTCATCAGCag ATGGGTAAAAAGAAGGCACAATTGAAGAAGATAATTAAAGAAGTAGATGAAAGCAAGGAAGTGGAAGTTGG GGGCCTTGAGCAGGTTGCAATGAACAGGCTTGTTGAATTGGCTTACAAAAAGCTGCTG GCCACTCGAGGAAGTTGTGCTTCAAAATTTGGTGTTCCTAAAGTTTCAAAACAAGTTGCCCTGGCTTTTATGAATAGAACTCTTGCTAGATGTAGGAAATTTGAAGATGCTGGCCAAAGTTGCTTCAATGAGCCTGCACTGCGAGACATCATTTTGTCTGCACCTCCTTGTGGAAATCAGACAGAATCCATTAGTGGCTTTGGCTTGGCAGTTAAATCAAATATGCATCGTGGAGCTTCCAACTCTCAACATGATCCTGGTGCTTCAG GACCATTGTTGAACAAAGGGAAGAAGAAGGAACTGCTACTTGATGATGTTGGTGGTAATGCTTCCTTCATAGCGACCTCTTCTCTTGGTAATGCAATGCTGGCTGGAACAAAGGGAAAGAGAAGTGAGAGAGACAGGGACAAGGATACAGTAGCCAAAAATTCTGTCATTAAAGCTGGCCGTGCATTACAAGCCAATGTCAAGGTTGACCGCAAAGCAAAATCAAAGCCCAAGCAGAAGACTGCTCAGCTATCAACTTCAGGAGATGGAATTAGTAACAAGTTCAAAGAAGCAAGCAGCAATGAGAAACGAGAAGTTGGCCTGAATTCCTATGGTTACAACCCTCCAGATTCATCCAAAGAAAGCAGAGGAGCTACAGATATTACAGACTTGCAGGATTTATCTTTAGAACTAGGTATAACCAGCGATATTGGCAGCCATCAAGATCTGAGTAATTTGTTTAACTTTGATGAGGATAGCCTGCCagaaaatgacttaatgggtcttgatttaCCTTTGGATGGCCTCGAAATACCTATGGACGACCTTTCAGAGTTAAATATGCTACTATGA